A stretch of the Methylacidiphilum caldifontis genome encodes the following:
- the pgi gene encoding glucose-6-phosphate isomerase, translating to MNSPFNSPLWNALEEHYKSISQLHLRDLFHSDPQRFTKFSICWNEFLFDYSKNRLTEKTLSLLFQLANEINLSENIEKMFSGQKINFTENRSVLHIALRNRSGQPIYVDGRNVMDEVKKVLEKMKNFSLDIRSQQWRGYSGKPIKYIVNIGIGGSDLGPRMVCRALTPYGHKEIKVHFVSNIDGTDLAEVLKAVELDQTLFIVSSKTFTTKETLTNAQTARKKLIEYFGGETKAVEKHFVAVSTNEKAVKDFGINPINMFEFWDWVGGRFSLWSAIGLSIVLYIGMENFEELLYGAYLADEHFRNTPFEKNIPVIMALLGFWYGNFFGAETYGIFPYDQYLELLPNYLQQLYMESNGKRINKEGKLIHYQTGPILWGNPGTNGQHSFFQLLHQGTHLVPSDFIAPIETHNPLDNHHLILLSNFFAQTEALMKGKTEEEVKEEMEKANLSADEIKRLLPHRSFPGNRPSNSILITKITPKTLGSLIAFYEHSIFVQGLLWNINSFDQWGVELGKQLATKIEKELASGSLVSEHDCSTKGLIEHYLRESRVKF from the coding sequence ATGAACAGCCCATTTAATTCTCCATTATGGAACGCCTTGGAAGAACATTACAAAAGTATTTCCCAACTTCATTTGCGTGATCTTTTTCATTCTGATCCCCAGAGATTCACAAAGTTTTCAATCTGTTGGAATGAGTTTCTCTTTGATTATTCGAAAAACAGACTGACCGAAAAAACCCTTTCTCTGCTCTTTCAACTAGCCAACGAAATCAATCTTTCTGAAAACATTGAAAAGATGTTCAGTGGACAAAAAATCAACTTCACTGAAAATAGGTCCGTTCTTCACATCGCTCTAAGAAATCGATCTGGTCAGCCAATTTATGTCGATGGCCGTAACGTCATGGATGAAGTTAAAAAAGTACTTGAGAAAATGAAAAATTTTTCTCTGGACATTAGATCACAACAATGGAGAGGCTACAGCGGAAAACCCATAAAATATATCGTTAATATCGGTATAGGGGGATCAGATCTTGGGCCAAGAATGGTCTGCCGTGCCCTCACTCCCTATGGGCATAAAGAAATAAAAGTGCATTTTGTTTCAAACATTGATGGCACGGATCTGGCTGAAGTTTTAAAAGCCGTTGAGCTTGATCAAACTCTTTTTATCGTTTCTTCCAAAACGTTTACAACCAAAGAGACTTTAACCAATGCTCAAACCGCTAGAAAAAAATTGATCGAGTATTTTGGGGGTGAAACCAAGGCCGTTGAAAAACATTTCGTAGCTGTATCTACAAATGAAAAAGCGGTGAAAGATTTTGGGATAAATCCCATCAACATGTTTGAGTTCTGGGATTGGGTGGGCGGAAGATTTTCTCTGTGGTCCGCTATAGGCCTCTCTATTGTTCTTTACATCGGAATGGAAAACTTTGAAGAGCTTTTATACGGAGCTTATCTTGCTGATGAACATTTTCGAAATACTCCTTTTGAAAAAAATATTCCCGTGATTATGGCTCTGCTTGGATTCTGGTATGGAAACTTTTTTGGAGCGGAAACTTATGGAATCTTTCCTTACGATCAATACTTAGAACTTTTGCCTAACTATCTGCAACAACTCTATATGGAAAGCAATGGGAAAAGAATCAATAAAGAGGGTAAGCTCATCCACTATCAGACTGGACCAATCTTGTGGGGTAATCCAGGAACTAATGGCCAACATTCTTTTTTCCAGCTTCTTCACCAGGGCACTCATCTTGTTCCCTCAGATTTCATAGCTCCTATAGAAACACATAATCCACTGGATAATCATCATCTTATTCTGCTTTCTAATTTTTTTGCCCAAACCGAAGCTCTCATGAAAGGGAAAACAGAAGAAGAAGTAAAAGAAGAAATGGAGAAAGCCAACTTAAGTGCTGATGAAATCAAAAGACTTCTGCCACACCGGTCATTTCCAGGTAATAGACCCTCAAATTCCATTCTCATTACGAAAATTACCCCAAAAACATTGGGCTCCCTGATTGCCTTTTACGAACATAGCATCTTCGTCCAGGGATTACTTTGGAACATAAACTCATTTGATCAATGGGGAGTTGAACTCGGTAAACAGCTAGCTACAAAAATAGAAAAAGAGCTTGCTAGCGGCTCTTTGGTTTCCGAACATGACTGCTCGACAAAAGGATTAATCGAACATTATTTGAGAGAATCTAGGGTAAAATTTTAA
- a CDS encoding TraR/DksA family transcriptional regulator, with protein MSIKKKKTKGTVEKKETEVKKESVLNTNSTTNLDKPKENDKSMSNSLEKINMADPNLTIMDLSEEERQEFLRLQKERLLDLREQIIYQMEGVSSDVLKSRPEGGESTGFGVHQADAGTDVYDRDFALSLLSQENDSLIEIDDSLKRIEDNSYGICQMCGKPIPIIRLQAIPYARFTVDCQRQLEKEKMYQLRKRWESVPQFADSEELLEEEQGEEEEEKKEKGE; from the coding sequence ATGAGTATTAAAAAGAAAAAGACAAAAGGAACAGTCGAGAAGAAAGAAACAGAGGTAAAAAAGGAATCTGTTTTAAATACAAATTCTACGACAAACTTAGACAAACCAAAAGAAAACGACAAGTCTATGAGTAATTCTCTAGAAAAGATTAACATGGCTGATCCGAATCTTACAATTATGGATTTGTCTGAAGAAGAGAGACAAGAATTTCTAAGGTTGCAGAAGGAGAGACTTTTGGACTTACGTGAACAAATCATATATCAGATGGAAGGGGTTTCTTCTGATGTCTTGAAGTCTAGACCTGAAGGAGGTGAATCTACAGGTTTTGGAGTCCACCAAGCGGATGCGGGAACTGACGTTTATGATAGAGATTTTGCCTTGAGTTTACTTTCCCAGGAAAATGACTCCCTTATTGAAATTGATGACAGTTTGAAAAGAATAGAAGACAACTCTTATGGTATCTGTCAAATGTGTGGCAAACCAATCCCCATTATCCGACTTCAGGCCATTCCTTATGCTCGCTTCACTGTGGATTGTCAACGGCAATTAGAGAAAGAAAAGATGTACCAGCTGCGGAAAAGATGGGAGTCGGTTCCACAATTTGCTGATAGTGAAGAACTCCTAGAAGAAGAACAGGGAGAAGAAGAGGAGGAAAAAAAGGAAAAAGGCGAATAA
- the rpsR gene encoding 30S ribosomal protein S18, which produces MGRNSSNLKEKKRKKRLLTPPRTVKKRVDIDAEAIDFRNVELLKRFVTENGRILPRRITGLPAKLHRRLSKEIKKARNVLLMK; this is translated from the coding sequence ATGGGAAGAAACAGTAGTAATTTAAAAGAAAAAAAGAGGAAAAAAAGGCTTTTAACTCCACCTCGGACAGTTAAAAAAAGGGTGGATATTGATGCAGAAGCTATCGATTTTCGCAACGTTGAACTTCTAAAAAGATTCGTTACAGAAAATGGAAGAATTCTACCCCGGAGAATAACGGGTTTGCCCGCAAAACTCCATCGGCGGTTGAGTAAAGAAATTAAAAAAGCCAGAAACGTGTTGCTAATGAAATAA
- the rpmB gene encoding 50S ribosomal protein L28, translating to MSKICPILNVRPARGRKIIRKGKAKKKGGIGLHTTGNTPRLFLPNIRNKKLFIPELAKKVNLRLSARALKTLMKKGTYTILKEKGLI from the coding sequence ATGTCTAAAATTTGTCCTATCCTCAATGTACGACCTGCTCGAGGGAGAAAAATAATAAGAAAAGGTAAAGCCAAAAAAAAGGGAGGAATTGGTTTACATACAACGGGAAATACTCCCCGGCTGTTTCTTCCTAACATAAGGAATAAAAAGCTTTTCATTCCTGAATTAGCTAAAAAGGTTAATTTAAGACTTTCTGCAAGGGCTTTAAAAACCTTGATGAAAAAAGGGACTTATACTATTTTAAAAGAAAAAGGTCTGATTTAA
- a CDS encoding Kdo hydroxylase family protein, protein MEESPIIQFDTENWDLEFTKEIQEKAIEGLENGSVLFFPKLNFPLLDEEKKFLDPAWVSGAKNISFDPRSSTLKGVEGKHEDLKLLSGLLKRYADKTRNFLHLLFPFYGSSLKIARTSFRPVEISGRATSARKDDTRLHVDAFPSSPTGGERILRVFSNINPHGKPRNWRIGEPFQNYLKHLLPQLSPPTPGKRFFLYLFGITKGYRSLYDHYMLELHDKGKLDLQYQKNSPQVAFEFPAGSTWIVFTDQVLHAVDKGQFLLEQTFHIKVDALKHPEKSPLKLLETALNKKLITADTF, encoded by the coding sequence ATGGAAGAGTCGCCTATCATTCAATTTGATACCGAAAATTGGGATTTAGAGTTTACAAAAGAGATACAGGAAAAAGCGATTGAAGGACTGGAAAATGGGTCTGTCCTTTTTTTTCCCAAGCTCAACTTTCCTCTGCTTGATGAAGAAAAGAAGTTTCTCGACCCTGCATGGGTAAGTGGAGCAAAGAATATCAGCTTTGACCCAAGGAGCTCTACCCTTAAAGGTGTAGAAGGAAAACATGAAGATCTAAAATTACTCAGTGGCCTGTTGAAAAGGTATGCGGATAAAACAAGAAATTTTCTCCATCTCCTTTTTCCCTTTTACGGCTCTTCTTTAAAGATTGCTCGAACAAGTTTTCGACCTGTAGAAATATCAGGCCGTGCGACATCTGCTCGAAAAGATGATACAAGGTTGCATGTCGATGCTTTCCCTTCAAGCCCCACTGGAGGTGAAAGAATTTTAAGGGTATTTTCCAATATAAATCCCCATGGTAAGCCAAGAAATTGGAGGATAGGTGAACCCTTCCAAAATTATCTTAAACACCTTCTTCCCCAGCTGTCGCCTCCTACTCCTGGAAAGCGTTTTTTCCTTTATCTTTTTGGAATTACCAAAGGATATAGAAGTTTATACGACCATTATATGCTTGAGTTGCATGATAAAGGGAAACTTGATCTGCAGTACCAAAAAAACTCTCCTCAAGTTGCTTTTGAATTCCCCGCAGGCAGTACATGGATAGTTTTTACTGATCAGGTCCTTCATGCGGTAGATAAAGGACAATTTCTTTTAGAGCAGACTTTTCATATCAAAGTCGATGCACTTAAGCATCCAGAGAAATCCCCTCTAAAGCTTCTCGAAACTGCCTTAAACAAAAAGCTTATAACCGCAGATACATTCTAG
- a CDS encoding bactofilin family protein — translation MIGNFLRKSDSTKPQPAKVIPPEPLGSPPAAPSLENPLSVKEIKEKEEYRQKEKDKEALVQKPALISEQKKDFNEEQTKEKDRQQNIVALESKLFGSLAFQNQLILNGCFEGEIFSKEGTLIIGQKAIVKANIEVGNILVFGHFSGNINATHLTELKAGSEVLGDVKTRKLKVEEGAMLIGKCECIAQS, via the coding sequence ATGATTGGAAATTTTCTTAGAAAAAGCGATTCGACTAAACCCCAGCCAGCAAAAGTTATCCCGCCTGAACCCTTAGGGTCTCCTCCTGCTGCTCCATCACTGGAAAATCCTCTTTCAGTAAAAGAAATAAAAGAAAAAGAAGAATATAGGCAGAAAGAGAAAGACAAAGAAGCCTTAGTTCAAAAACCAGCTTTGATATCCGAACAAAAAAAAGATTTTAATGAAGAACAGACTAAAGAGAAAGATCGGCAACAGAACATTGTTGCTTTAGAGTCGAAACTTTTTGGATCGTTAGCTTTTCAAAACCAATTAATTTTAAATGGGTGTTTTGAAGGAGAAATCTTTTCAAAGGAAGGTACGCTTATTATTGGACAAAAAGCAATTGTCAAAGCGAACATTGAAGTGGGAAATATACTCGTTTTTGGACATTTTTCTGGTAATATTAATGCTACCCATTTAACTGAACTTAAAGCGGGATCGGAAGTTTTAGGGGATGTCAAGACAAGAAAACTTAAAGTTGAAGAAGGAGCAATGCTTATTGGAAAATGTGAATGTATTGCTCAATCATAA
- a CDS encoding aspartate aminotransferase family protein, which translates to MEEKKHISRKQSQALSFELSQYECRNITSISAQSPIFLSKSKGIYFWDVDGNKYLDLTAGFGVAALGHRPSKVYRSVLKQLKELWHVLGDVYPSKDKIELCRLLSKITYEKWINQRGKVILGCTGSDAVEAALKTAFFYTKKEKFVAFKGAYHGLSLGTLGVNGLPYFSKPYNGLYYGCANFVPYPDCYHCPHKPKGLNHQGCGCEPFFEEKLKSAIGDRCAAILFEPIQGRGGIIEPPDWFLPLLAKVGRQNNVLLIADEIFTGLYRTAKRFGCDWSGVVPDIICLGKSMAGGFPISACIGKEDIMDSWPENGGEAIHTSTFLGHPLGCRMAIEQIKELEERNEDLHLNEKGEYFLELLKKLAKQWDCLKNPRGKGLFLGVDVVDQMGRPATDLALKITTRMLDEGILILTEGPDRNVLSFTPPLTINFKQLSWVGKTLEKVIKGILKEES; encoded by the coding sequence ATGGAAGAAAAAAAACATATATCAAGAAAACAATCTCAAGCACTTTCTTTTGAACTTTCTCAGTACGAATGTCGAAACATTACCTCTATTTCGGCTCAAAGCCCTATATTTTTGAGTAAGTCAAAGGGAATCTATTTTTGGGATGTTGATGGCAACAAATATTTAGATCTAACTGCTGGCTTTGGGGTTGCCGCTTTAGGGCATCGACCTTCTAAAGTTTATCGTTCTGTTTTAAAACAGTTGAAGGAACTTTGGCATGTTTTAGGTGATGTTTATCCCTCAAAAGATAAAATTGAGCTCTGTCGGTTGCTTTCTAAGATCACTTATGAAAAATGGATAAATCAGAGGGGCAAAGTCATCCTTGGTTGTACAGGAAGTGATGCTGTAGAGGCGGCTTTAAAAACCGCTTTTTTTTATACGAAAAAGGAAAAGTTTGTTGCTTTCAAGGGGGCTTATCATGGACTTTCCCTTGGAACTTTAGGAGTGAACGGATTGCCCTATTTTTCCAAGCCCTATAATGGATTGTATTATGGCTGCGCAAATTTTGTTCCTTATCCAGATTGTTATCATTGTCCCCATAAACCCAAAGGATTAAATCATCAAGGTTGTGGCTGTGAACCCTTTTTTGAAGAAAAGTTAAAAAGTGCCATTGGAGATCGTTGTGCAGCTATTCTATTCGAACCTATTCAAGGAAGAGGAGGAATTATCGAGCCGCCAGATTGGTTTCTTCCCCTTTTAGCTAAAGTCGGCAGGCAAAATAATGTTTTGCTTATTGCTGATGAGATTTTTACAGGACTTTATCGTACAGCTAAAAGGTTTGGCTGCGATTGGTCTGGGGTTGTTCCAGACATTATTTGTCTAGGAAAGTCTATGGCGGGCGGATTCCCTATATCTGCTTGTATAGGGAAGGAGGACATCATGGATAGCTGGCCAGAAAATGGAGGAGAAGCTATTCATACGTCCACTTTTTTAGGGCATCCCTTAGGATGTCGCATGGCGATTGAACAGATAAAAGAGTTGGAAGAAAGAAACGAGGATCTCCACCTCAACGAAAAGGGAGAGTATTTTTTGGAGCTTCTTAAAAAACTAGCAAAACAGTGGGATTGCCTTAAAAACCCTCGAGGCAAAGGGTTGTTTTTAGGAGTTGATGTGGTAGATCAGATGGGTCGGCCCGCTACTGATCTGGCCTTAAAGATAACAACTCGCATGCTCGATGAAGGAATCCTCATCCTGACTGAAGGTCCAGATAGAAATGTTTTATCCTTTACGCCTCCTTTAACGATTAACTTTAAACAACTATCCTGGGTTGGGAAAACCCTGGAAAAGGTGATAAAGGGGATATTAAAAGAAGAATCATGA
- the pdhA gene encoding pyruvate dehydrogenase (acetyl-transferring) E1 component subunit alpha, giving the protein MVEVNRSPSATLLDEEVTKSGLFELSPEIRLDLYKKMVLIRRFEEKSAQSFMQAKIKGFCHLYIGQEALAVGVCSSLKATDVVITSYRDHGIALARGVPPKNCMAELYGKATGTSKGMGGSMHLFDKERRFYGGHAIVAAHCPLAAGIAFAQKYRKEKNITLCLLGDGAVNQGVFHETLNLVSLWKLPVVFIIENNEYAMGTEIHRSTAGLPLVKKSAAYDMAGMVTDGMDVEEVRAKVLEAVNLARNENCPVLIEARTYRFRGHSMSDPDTYRTKEEIAEAKKRDPLFLYSQKLQEQGILTADLVTRIDKEIKRIIQEAVQFAESSPEPDLSLAREICFANEDQIEPVERPFYGYYN; this is encoded by the coding sequence ATGGTAGAAGTAAACAGATCCCCATCGGCGACATTACTTGATGAAGAAGTAACGAAGAGCGGATTGTTTGAATTATCTCCTGAAATCCGACTCGACCTTTATAAAAAAATGGTTTTGATTCGTCGGTTTGAAGAAAAATCTGCTCAATCATTTATGCAAGCAAAGATCAAAGGGTTTTGTCATCTTTATATTGGTCAGGAGGCCTTGGCGGTAGGCGTCTGTTCTTCGCTTAAAGCTACAGATGTGGTTATCACCTCTTATAGAGATCATGGCATAGCTTTAGCTCGTGGGGTACCTCCTAAGAACTGCATGGCTGAACTTTATGGAAAAGCCACGGGAACATCTAAGGGAATGGGAGGGTCCATGCATCTTTTTGACAAAGAAAGAAGGTTCTATGGAGGACATGCGATCGTGGCTGCTCATTGTCCTCTTGCTGCGGGCATAGCTTTTGCTCAGAAATATCGCAAGGAAAAAAACATAACTCTTTGTTTGCTGGGTGATGGAGCTGTCAATCAAGGGGTATTTCATGAAACTCTTAATCTTGTTTCTTTATGGAAACTGCCGGTAGTTTTTATCATCGAAAACAACGAATATGCTATGGGTACCGAAATTCACAGATCAACGGCAGGCCTTCCCTTAGTCAAGAAATCAGCTGCCTACGATATGGCAGGGATGGTTACTGACGGGATGGATGTGGAAGAAGTGAGAGCTAAAGTCCTTGAAGCGGTCAACCTTGCTCGAAATGAAAATTGCCCTGTTTTAATTGAAGCCAGGACCTATAGATTTAGAGGCCATTCGATGTCAGATCCGGACACATATCGAACCAAAGAAGAGATTGCGGAAGCCAAAAAAAGAGATCCCCTATTCTTATACAGCCAGAAACTCCAGGAGCAGGGTATTCTGACTGCTGACCTCGTTACCCGCATAGATAAAGAAATAAAGAGAATTATTCAAGAAGCCGTTCAATTTGCAGAATCTAGTCCTGAACCCGACCTTTCTTTGGCTAGGGAAATTTGCTTTGCAAATGAAGACCAGATTGAACCCGTAGAAAGACCCTTTTATGGATACTATAATTAA
- a CDS encoding alpha-ketoacid dehydrogenase subunit beta, giving the protein MATLTYRQALNEALNEELERDSSVFLIGEEVGEYEGAFKVSQGLLKKYGSGRIIDTPISEGGFVGLAVGAAMYGLRPIVEFMNWSFALVAFDQIINNAGAIRFMSGGQFSLPIVFRGPSGGGTQIGATHSHSLESWIANVPTFTVINPAFPADAKGLLKSAIRSNNPVCFFEGERLYGINGEVPEENDFLVPIGKAHIIMEGKDVTVVSSGYSTHVVLKATEELSKENISVELIDLRTIKPYDFDLLAASLKKTNRLVIVEEGKPFAGWGAQIAYDVQRLLFDELDAPIYRVSNLDIPNPYNGPLEQEVLPNPRRVIKAVHEVLG; this is encoded by the coding sequence ATGGCTACCCTTACTTACAGACAGGCTCTTAACGAGGCATTAAACGAAGAACTTGAACGGGACAGCTCGGTGTTTCTCATTGGCGAAGAGGTAGGAGAATACGAAGGAGCGTTTAAAGTTTCCCAGGGACTTCTAAAAAAATATGGATCCGGACGTATCATTGACACACCTATATCTGAGGGGGGTTTTGTTGGTCTAGCTGTAGGAGCGGCTATGTATGGACTTAGACCTATAGTCGAATTCATGAACTGGAGCTTTGCATTGGTTGCTTTTGACCAGATCATAAACAATGCCGGAGCCATTCGGTTTATGTCCGGTGGACAATTTTCTTTACCCATTGTATTTAGAGGGCCTTCAGGCGGCGGAACTCAAATTGGAGCAACTCATTCCCATTCCTTGGAAAGCTGGATTGCCAATGTCCCCACTTTTACGGTCATCAATCCCGCATTTCCTGCTGATGCTAAAGGACTATTGAAGAGTGCCATTCGCTCCAACAATCCGGTCTGTTTTTTTGAAGGAGAAAGGCTTTATGGCATTAATGGAGAGGTCCCAGAAGAAAATGACTTTCTAGTTCCTATTGGCAAAGCCCATATTATCATGGAAGGTAAAGATGTAACGGTTGTCTCTAGCGGATATTCAACCCATGTCGTACTGAAAGCAACAGAAGAGCTTTCTAAGGAGAATATCTCTGTTGAACTTATCGATCTGCGCACTATAAAACCTTACGATTTCGATCTCTTAGCTGCTTCCTTAAAAAAGACAAATAGGTTGGTCATTGTTGAGGAAGGAAAGCCATTTGCTGGTTGGGGAGCTCAAATTGCTTATGACGTCCAAAGGCTTCTTTTTGATGAGCTCGATGCTCCTATTTATAGAGTATCGAATTTAGATATTCCTAATCCCTACAATGGACCATTGGAACAAGAGGTTCTCCCTAATCCTCGTCGGGTGATTAAAGCTGTCCATGAGGTATTGGGCTAA
- a CDS encoding tetratricopeptide repeat protein: MSSTQSFFHFSSYLWVCFFFFSFLFVDKGLSRTKKTLEYLQKRAEGVPTPQDWFLEAYVITREADSLFVSKNYLEAEKKYKIAYNLLGSIKSNYPEWESAIVRYRTKYVKEKLDSVMRINAQNSDVKKKYLEEELPESNPLINPQQQVSLQELQSLKNKIAELTAQLENMKKEKEALLENLPYNQPRSKMEQPKAGKNFQFQGMTTKEISLLPKVQDQAKNRQNLTNQLQKALAEAKRTAQQLKEENDHLKKELQQLHTTFKNPQAPSPRGLESRQLDILARENELLKKTVSELAEKQKKVQQENEALSQELAKANRLLAFLAEKEDGALDKMSQKVSTLSRDSMHDTFSFKHEKIFPHQQTVAMRKGSVLQEIQELFDQGAKLYSEKRYEEAYEIYKRILALDPSNGIGWLNLGLVAMAKERNSEASVYLKRAVEYLPHDPMAYALLGQIYFQSGAYAAATEVVEKAVKLDPQNAKLRKELGEIYKARGLELLAARELKKAIELNPYDGMAHFDLALVYVSCKPPLLAQAKEHYKNALSLGIPKDERLEQKMGYSDTQK; the protein is encoded by the coding sequence GTGTCTTCGACTCAGTCGTTTTTTCATTTTAGTTCCTATCTATGGGTTTGTTTTTTTTTCTTTTCTTTTCTGTTCGTGGATAAAGGCCTAAGCCGAACGAAAAAAACCCTGGAATATCTGCAAAAAAGAGCAGAAGGAGTTCCTACTCCCCAAGATTGGTTTTTAGAAGCTTATGTTATAACCCGGGAAGCTGATAGCCTCTTTGTTTCAAAAAATTATTTAGAAGCGGAGAAAAAATATAAAATCGCTTATAACCTTCTTGGTTCCATAAAGAGTAATTATCCTGAATGGGAATCGGCTATTGTTCGCTATCGTACCAAGTACGTTAAGGAAAAATTGGATTCTGTAATGCGGATTAATGCTCAGAATAGTGATGTAAAAAAAAAGTATCTAGAGGAAGAGCTCCCCGAAAGCAATCCCCTCATCAATCCTCAACAACAGGTCAGTCTACAAGAGTTACAATCACTCAAAAACAAAATCGCAGAATTAACAGCTCAGTTGGAAAACATGAAAAAAGAAAAAGAAGCCCTGTTAGAGAATCTCCCTTACAATCAACCCAGATCCAAAATGGAACAGCCCAAGGCGGGCAAAAACTTCCAATTTCAAGGAATGACGACAAAAGAAATCTCCCTTCTGCCCAAGGTACAAGACCAGGCAAAAAACAGGCAAAATCTAACTAATCAATTGCAGAAAGCCCTTGCTGAAGCAAAAAGAACCGCTCAGCAACTTAAGGAAGAAAACGACCATTTGAAAAAAGAGCTTCAACAGCTGCATACTACATTCAAAAATCCCCAAGCTCCTTCTCCGAGGGGTTTGGAATCCAGACAGCTTGATATACTAGCACGAGAAAATGAGCTGCTTAAGAAAACAGTTTCTGAACTTGCTGAAAAACAAAAGAAGGTTCAGCAGGAAAATGAAGCCTTAAGTCAAGAATTGGCCAAAGCCAACAGGTTATTAGCTTTTTTAGCTGAAAAAGAGGATGGGGCCTTGGATAAAATGTCTCAAAAAGTTTCTACCCTTAGCCGAGACAGCATGCATGACACTTTTTCTTTTAAGCATGAGAAAATTTTTCCTCATCAGCAAACAGTGGCCATGCGAAAAGGTTCGGTTTTGCAAGAAATTCAGGAGTTGTTTGATCAAGGGGCTAAGCTCTACAGTGAGAAAAGATACGAAGAAGCTTATGAGATTTACAAAAGAATTTTGGCACTCGATCCTTCTAATGGTATTGGTTGGCTCAATTTGGGACTTGTTGCGATGGCAAAAGAAAGAAATTCTGAAGCTTCAGTTTATTTGAAAAGAGCTGTTGAGTATCTTCCCCATGATCCCATGGCTTATGCTCTTTTAGGTCAGATCTATTTCCAGAGTGGAGCTTATGCCGCTGCAACGGAGGTCGTAGAAAAAGCTGTTAAATTAGATCCCCAAAATGCCAAACTCAGAAAAGAGCTTGGGGAAATTTACAAGGCGAGGGGATTAGAACTGCTTGCTGCAAGAGAATTAAAAAAAGCTATAGAATTAAATCCTTATGATGGAATGGCGCATTTTGATCTAGCCTTGGTTTATGTGTCTTGTAAACCCCCTTTGTTGGCCCAAGCTAAAGAGCACTACAAAAATGCTCTTTCACTGGGTATACCTAAAGATGAGCGTCTAGAACAAAAAATGGGTTATTCTGATACTCAGAAATAA